A single Paenibacillus sp. FSL R5-0517 DNA region contains:
- a CDS encoding glycoside hydrolase family 43 protein has translation MKNANQNEQCTFNNPIMPGFYPDPSICRVGEDFYLVTSTFAYFPGVPIFQSRDLAHWKQIGNVLDRPSQLNLQGAGHSQGIFAPTLRYHEGTFYMITTNVSHGGNFVVTATDPAGPWSDPYFIEGAEGIDPTIFFDDGKAYYLGTRPCSEGVRYNGNWEVWLRELDLTTMKLVGDSYVLWRGAMVDVIWPEGPHLYKIDEYYYLLIAEGGTGPNHAVTIARSQSLTEGYVGNPNNPIITHRHLGKRYPIVNVGHADLVQAANGQWFMVMLASRPYGGSFSNLGRETFLASVIWEDGWPVVNEGRGILEEQGTLDLKPVPVEPQLRFDHFDSDRLGLQWMFLRNPQEDLYSLTERKGYLRLKLKPQTLKEKENSSFVCLRQRHMDYVAATAMEFVPGNANETAGVVVIQNDQYHVRIERALVEKQQMLRVVTCIDGQDTHITQVALDDEVSRVYIKLAATGQQLNFYYSTDGSQYHLVAEQVDTSSLSTEVAGGFVGCCIGMFSSSNGTSSDQVADFDWFEYGSYES, from the coding sequence ATGAAAAATGCAAATCAAAACGAACAATGCACGTTTAACAATCCGATTATGCCCGGGTTTTATCCAGATCCGTCCATTTGTCGGGTGGGTGAAGATTTTTATTTGGTGACCTCGACTTTTGCCTATTTTCCTGGGGTTCCGATCTTTCAGAGCCGTGATCTTGCACATTGGAAACAGATTGGCAATGTACTGGATCGCCCTTCGCAATTAAATCTTCAGGGGGCAGGGCATTCACAAGGAATATTCGCTCCAACGCTTCGGTATCATGAAGGGACCTTCTATATGATTACAACCAACGTATCACATGGCGGCAATTTTGTTGTAACCGCTACCGATCCGGCTGGGCCATGGTCTGATCCTTATTTTATCGAAGGCGCAGAAGGAATAGACCCTACGATTTTCTTCGATGACGGCAAAGCATATTACCTGGGTACACGTCCTTGTTCCGAGGGAGTTCGTTATAACGGAAACTGGGAAGTTTGGCTGAGGGAGCTTGATCTGACCACCATGAAACTGGTGGGGGACAGTTACGTGCTCTGGCGTGGGGCCATGGTTGATGTTATTTGGCCTGAAGGACCGCATCTGTATAAGATCGACGAATATTACTATTTATTGATTGCAGAGGGCGGCACAGGACCCAACCATGCCGTGACCATTGCGCGTAGCCAAAGCTTAACCGAAGGGTACGTTGGAAATCCCAATAATCCAATCATTACACATCGCCATTTGGGCAAACGATACCCTATTGTTAATGTGGGACATGCCGACTTGGTGCAGGCTGCGAACGGTCAATGGTTCATGGTCATGCTTGCTTCGCGTCCTTACGGTGGGAGCTTCAGCAATCTGGGGCGGGAGACGTTCCTTGCTTCGGTCATTTGGGAGGACGGATGGCCAGTTGTCAATGAAGGGCGCGGAATTCTAGAGGAGCAGGGTACGCTGGATTTAAAACCTGTTCCGGTAGAGCCCCAACTGCGTTTTGACCATTTTGACAGTGATCGTCTGGGCTTGCAATGGATGTTTTTGCGCAATCCTCAGGAAGACCTGTATTCATTAACCGAGCGAAAAGGATATCTGCGATTGAAGCTGAAACCGCAAACATTGAAGGAAAAAGAGAATTCCAGCTTTGTCTGCCTGCGGCAAAGGCATATGGATTACGTGGCAGCTACAGCAATGGAATTTGTGCCCGGTAATGCAAATGAGACGGCTGGTGTTGTCGTCATTCAGAACGATCAGTATCATGTACGTATTGAGCGTGCACTGGTTGAGAAACAGCAGATGCTGCGTGTGGTGACCTGTATAGATGGTCAGGATACTCACATTACGCAGGTCGCGCTGGATGATGAAGTATCGCGGGTGTATATCAAATTGGCCGCGACAGGTCAGCAACTAAACTTCTACTACAGCACGGATGGAAGTCAGTATCATCTGGTTGCGGAACAGGTGGATACAAGCAGCCTGAGCACTGAAGTGGCCGGCGGCTTTGTTGGCTGCTGTATCGGAATGTTTAGCAGTAGCAACGGGACTTCATCGGATCAGGTAGCGGATTTTGACTGGTTTGAATATGGTTCCTATGAAAGTTAG
- a CDS encoding alpha/beta hydrolase has protein sequence MNLYIHNHKRSLTSFLFEKYIATLDTKKNFSTRELTRTHLDHMGLENIKPYTLAKTKWSSSIKERSHEDMQVFTLNDQHSREQRVILYIHGGAHTHQPLSLHWKFMDRMAQALNAKVVAPIYPKVPHFNYQHTYPKLLNLYRDLLASVDDPAQLTIMGDSAGGNISLALAHYLKMHDLSQPKDIILLSPCVDMVLDNPVIFEYETRDPMLAVEGYDVIRRIWAADKPLNDPLISPIYGDFAGLGRISIFIGTHEGLFPDNMKLDKLLTDQKIDHQTYVYPKMNHVFVLYPIPEARDAQRKIVNIIKNSAHEAGQ, from the coding sequence ATGAATCTGTATATCCATAATCATAAACGCTCGTTGACGAGTTTTCTATTCGAGAAATATATCGCAACGTTAGATACCAAAAAGAATTTTTCAACACGCGAGCTTACTCGCACACATCTGGATCATATGGGCTTGGAAAACATTAAACCCTATACCTTGGCTAAAACAAAATGGTCATCTTCCATCAAAGAACGCTCCCATGAAGACATGCAGGTATTCACATTAAACGATCAGCATTCCCGTGAACAGAGGGTCATTCTCTACATTCATGGCGGGGCGCATACACACCAGCCGCTGTCTTTACACTGGAAATTCATGGACCGCATGGCTCAGGCTCTGAATGCCAAGGTGGTTGCTCCCATCTATCCAAAGGTTCCTCATTTTAATTATCAGCACACGTATCCGAAACTGCTCAATCTATATCGGGATTTGCTCGCCTCTGTGGACGACCCGGCACAACTCACCATTATGGGGGATTCCGCAGGAGGCAACATATCCCTAGCCTTGGCCCATTATCTGAAAATGCATGATCTCTCGCAGCCCAAAGATATCATCTTGTTATCACCTTGTGTGGATATGGTGCTGGACAATCCGGTCATATTTGAATACGAGACCCGTGACCCGATGCTCGCTGTGGAAGGATATGATGTCATCCGGCGAATCTGGGCAGCTGATAAACCTCTAAATGACCCGTTAATCAGTCCAATCTACGGAGATTTCGCCGGCCTTGGTAGAATCAGCATCTTTATCGGAACTCACGAAGGTTTGTTTCCTGATAATATGAAGCTCGACAAGCTGCTGACGGATCAGAAAATCGATCACCAAACGTACGTTTATCCCAAAATGAATCATGTCTTCGTCCTCTATCCGATTCCAGAAGCCAGGGATGCTCAGCGTAAAATTGTTAACATCATAAAAAACTCAGCACATGAAGCTGGACAATAA
- the sulP gene encoding sulfate permease: MRWMGRYAGYNAAAFRKDLLSGLIVGIIAIPLGMAFAIASGVKPEYGLYTTIIAGILISLLGGSKFQIGGPTGAFIPILFAIVMQYGYENLLIAGMMAGLMLVLMGVFKLGALIKFIPRPVTIGFTAGIAVIIFSGQIPNFLGLRGIEKHEDFWSNMKEIGMHISTVNIYSVLTAGICLAVLLLLPKFAPKVPASLVGLILSTVIAALFFEGQVATIGSSFGAIPNALPQFHVPEITWERIMNLLQPAFVIAMLGGIESLLSAVVADGMTGSRHNSNRELIGQGIANMVTPLFGGIPATGAIARTATNIKSGAVSPWSGVIHGVVVLLVLVLFAPYASHIPLASMAPVLMLVAWNMSERRSFMHVMRTKTSDSLVLLITFLLTVFTSLTTAVEVGLILAVVLFVKRMSEMLKVAKVLPDPEHKHEKVMAHMVREGHDCPQISLYTIEGPLFFGAADMFEKSVVDSIYRRPGILLLRMGKVPFMDTTGEANLASLIKHFERSGGIVLLSGIQEQPLEMLKRTGLLERLNPAHRFEHTGEAINYALQHLNEEKCKGCKHFAFRECAVLSSAGTDPERMNRLKTGKRANASNPV; this comes from the coding sequence ATGAGATGGATGGGGAGATATGCAGGTTACAATGCTGCCGCTTTTCGCAAGGATCTGTTATCGGGGCTGATTGTAGGTATTATTGCAATTCCACTCGGTATGGCCTTTGCCATCGCTTCCGGGGTCAAACCGGAGTATGGATTGTATACCACAATAATCGCAGGGATTCTCATTTCCTTGCTGGGTGGGTCTAAGTTCCAGATTGGCGGGCCAACGGGTGCATTCATTCCGATTCTATTCGCCATTGTGATGCAGTATGGATATGAGAATCTGTTGATCGCGGGAATGATGGCTGGTTTGATGCTTGTTCTTATGGGCGTATTCAAGCTTGGGGCATTAATCAAGTTCATTCCCAGGCCGGTGACAATCGGTTTCACGGCAGGAATCGCCGTTATTATTTTTAGCGGACAGATTCCGAACTTCCTGGGACTTCGCGGCATCGAGAAGCATGAGGACTTCTGGTCCAATATGAAAGAAATTGGGATGCATATCTCGACAGTTAATATATACAGTGTGCTTACAGCTGGAATCTGTCTGGCTGTTCTTCTGCTTTTGCCCAAGTTTGCACCAAAGGTGCCTGCATCACTGGTGGGGCTGATTCTTTCGACGGTCATCGCAGCGCTCTTTTTTGAAGGGCAGGTGGCTACGATCGGTTCGTCCTTTGGCGCCATACCTAACGCCTTGCCTCAGTTTCATGTGCCGGAGATCACTTGGGAACGTATCATGAACTTGCTGCAACCCGCTTTTGTCATTGCCATGCTGGGTGGCATTGAGTCGTTGCTGTCAGCTGTGGTTGCCGATGGCATGACCGGAAGTCGACATAACAGCAATCGGGAGTTGATTGGGCAGGGGATTGCTAATATGGTAACGCCGCTATTTGGGGGCATTCCTGCAACAGGAGCAATTGCACGTACGGCAACGAATATCAAATCCGGCGCAGTATCGCCATGGTCTGGCGTGATTCACGGTGTAGTGGTTTTGCTGGTACTTGTTCTCTTTGCGCCATACGCATCTCACATTCCTCTTGCGAGTATGGCTCCCGTTCTGATGCTGGTGGCTTGGAACATGAGTGAACGGAGATCCTTCATGCATGTCATGAGAACCAAAACGAGCGATTCACTCGTTCTGCTCATTACCTTTTTGCTTACCGTATTTACAAGTTTAACGACGGCTGTAGAGGTGGGGTTGATTCTGGCTGTTGTTTTATTCGTTAAGCGGATGAGTGAGATGTTGAAGGTTGCCAAAGTACTGCCCGATCCCGAGCATAAACATGAGAAAGTCATGGCCCACATGGTTCGGGAAGGACATGACTGTCCGCAGATCAGCTTATATACGATTGAAGGACCTTTATTTTTTGGTGCGGCAGATATGTTCGAGAAGTCAGTCGTGGATTCGATTTATCGGCGGCCGGGCATTTTGCTGTTGCGCATGGGTAAGGTACCCTTTATGGATACAACAGGCGAAGCTAACCTGGCGAGTTTAATCAAGCATTTTGAACGGTCGGGCGGGATTGTATTGTTATCGGGCATACAGGAGCAGCCACTTGAGATGTTGAAACGAACAGGTCTGTTAGAGCGTTTAAATCCTGCACATCGGTTTGAACATACTGGGGAAGCCATTAATTATGCGTTACAGCATTTGAACGAGGAGAAGTGTAAGGGGTGCAAACATTTTGCCTTTCGTGAATGTGCTGTATTGTCGAGCGCTGGAACCGATCCAGAGCGTATGAACCGGCTGAAGACGGGAAAGCGGGCCAATGCAAGTAACCCTGTATGA
- a CDS encoding metalloregulator ArsR/SmtB family transcription factor has product MNQSIQQFKADFFKALAHPMRIQILELLSEGAKNVNELQSILGSEGSAVSQQLAVLRSKNVVHGIKEGTTVTYSLRDPLIKDLLAVTKQIFDNHLVDAISMLEDIRKES; this is encoded by the coding sequence ATGAATCAAAGCATACAACAGTTTAAAGCGGATTTTTTCAAAGCGTTGGCACACCCGATGCGGATTCAGATTCTGGAGCTGCTGAGTGAAGGAGCCAAGAATGTGAATGAACTGCAAAGCATTCTGGGATCGGAAGGCTCTGCTGTTTCACAACAACTGGCTGTACTGCGCAGCAAAAACGTTGTTCATGGAATCAAAGAAGGCACAACCGTCACCTATTCGCTGCGTGATCCGCTGATTAAGGACCTGCTGGCAGTCACCAAACAGATTTTTGACAATCATCTGGTTGATGCCATTTCCATGTTGGAAGACATTCGTAAAGAGTCCTGA
- a CDS encoding ABC transporter permease subunit — protein sequence MAKKELQPSLKTSHIPAGTSWIGYNLSRMKSQRQLMWMSFPFIAFIAIFAYGPLWGWLMAFQNYRPGIGFMEQDWVGLDHFRTLFTDPTFLRVIRNTLAMSLISLFLGFVGSIGLALLLNELRMVLFKRVVQTVSYLPHFLSWIIVTGIVANVLSTETGIVNVLLTKLGLIDAPINFFAEPKYFWGIVGLSSMWKEIGWGTIIYLAAMASINPSLYEAASIDGAGRFRKMFNVTLPSIKPTIIILLIINVGNVLNAGFEIQYLLGNGLVQDVSETIDIFVLKYGINLGNYSLATAAGIFKSVVSLVLIFIANGIAKSLGEERLI from the coding sequence ATGGCCAAAAAGGAGCTGCAGCCTTCGTTAAAGACCAGCCATATCCCAGCGGGAACAAGCTGGATCGGGTACAACCTGTCCAGAATGAAAAGTCAGCGACAATTAATGTGGATGTCATTTCCGTTTATTGCGTTTATCGCTATTTTTGCGTATGGGCCATTATGGGGCTGGTTGATGGCTTTTCAGAATTATAGACCGGGCATTGGTTTTATGGAGCAGGATTGGGTTGGGCTGGATCATTTTCGAACGTTATTCACGGACCCTACATTTTTACGTGTCATTCGCAATACGCTGGCGATGAGCCTGATCAGTCTGTTTCTGGGATTTGTCGGTTCAATTGGTCTGGCGCTCTTATTGAATGAGCTGCGGATGGTATTGTTCAAACGCGTGGTACAGACGGTCTCTTACCTTCCGCATTTCCTGTCGTGGATCATCGTAACAGGGATCGTTGCGAATGTATTGTCAACGGAAACCGGAATTGTGAATGTACTGCTGACAAAATTGGGTCTGATTGATGCACCGATCAACTTTTTTGCGGAACCCAAATACTTCTGGGGGATTGTGGGTCTGTCCAGCATGTGGAAGGAAATTGGCTGGGGTACGATAATCTATCTGGCGGCCATGGCGTCGATTAATCCGAGCTTATACGAAGCAGCTTCCATTGACGGAGCCGGCCGCTTTCGCAAAATGTTCAATGTCACACTTCCAAGCATCAAACCAACGATCATTATCCTGCTTATCATCAACGTGGGTAACGTACTGAACGCAGGTTTTGAGATTCAATACTTGCTGGGGAACGGACTTGTGCAGGATGTGTCCGAGACAATCGACATTTTTGTTTTGAAATACGGAATTAATCTCGGCAACTACTCACTTGCCACCGCCGCAGGCATTTTCAAAAGTGTGGTCAGTCTCGTGCTCATATTTATCGCCAACGGGATTGCCAAGTCTCTTGGTGAAGAGCGGTTGATATGA
- a CDS encoding extracellular solute-binding protein, whose amino-acid sequence MMKKDVRKRIKYSALLALILVIALAGCTPGSSSKGETTADGRELKQFSAFFAVPGKIAPDDNRLLKAIEEKTGVRVTMDWLTGQTAKERIGVLIAGGEYPDFIDGSDGTQQLVAAGALVPLEDYIDKYPNIKNYLGEDWKKMKNTTDGHIYFIPQFGNIQEKSMKVTHDGEAFWIQKAVLEWDNYPTIKTLDQYFDLIERYKAAHPTVDGQPTIGFEIISYDWRYFALENPPLFMAGYPNEGAAIVDKETLTAKNYNTIPEAKAYFKKINEAYHQGLVDNETFTANYDQYISKISTGRVLGMVDQGWQFLDAEASLVKQKLYDKTYVPLSITLSEDVKGRYQNNPILNVNGGLAITKSCEDIEGALQYINDLLDPEIEVLRTWGQEGVDYQVDDKGVFSRNEEQRANSKDPDWVLANTGSPLVYFPHHEGMTADGKNALDPKEQPEEYLATLNDIDKKVLKAYGYTKFTDFLEPAEENEPWFPIYTYNFEPNKPETIARQKMDDVKRKWLPKVIMTSPAEFDKAWEEYQATLKESADIKAYEDALTEEVRRRMELWG is encoded by the coding sequence ATGATGAAAAAGGATGTTAGAAAAAGAATCAAGTATAGTGCTCTGCTAGCTTTGATACTGGTCATTGCACTCGCTGGATGTACACCGGGATCGTCCTCGAAAGGGGAAACAACAGCAGATGGAAGGGAATTGAAACAATTTTCAGCCTTTTTTGCCGTACCTGGGAAAATTGCGCCTGACGATAATCGGTTGTTAAAAGCTATTGAGGAGAAAACAGGCGTCAGAGTTACGATGGACTGGCTTACGGGCCAAACAGCCAAAGAACGAATTGGTGTGCTCATTGCAGGCGGCGAATATCCCGACTTTATCGATGGGAGTGATGGTACTCAGCAACTGGTAGCGGCAGGGGCGTTAGTACCACTTGAGGATTACATCGATAAATATCCAAACATCAAAAATTACCTGGGTGAAGACTGGAAGAAGATGAAAAATACGACGGATGGACATATCTACTTCATTCCTCAGTTCGGCAATATACAAGAAAAGTCGATGAAAGTAACCCATGATGGAGAAGCGTTCTGGATTCAGAAGGCCGTACTGGAATGGGATAATTATCCGACCATCAAAACACTTGACCAATACTTTGACTTGATTGAACGGTACAAAGCAGCGCATCCGACCGTTGATGGTCAGCCAACCATTGGATTCGAGATTATCTCTTATGACTGGCGTTATTTCGCACTGGAGAACCCTCCGCTCTTCATGGCTGGTTATCCTAACGAAGGCGCAGCCATCGTTGATAAAGAAACGCTGACGGCCAAAAACTATAATACTATTCCCGAAGCGAAAGCATATTTCAAGAAGATCAATGAAGCATATCATCAAGGCCTGGTCGATAACGAAACCTTTACAGCAAACTATGATCAATATATATCCAAAATTTCAACCGGACGTGTGCTGGGCATGGTGGATCAAGGATGGCAGTTCCTTGACGCCGAAGCATCACTCGTGAAGCAAAAATTGTATGACAAAACCTATGTACCGTTGTCCATCACACTCTCCGAGGATGTCAAAGGACGTTATCAGAACAATCCAATCCTTAACGTAAATGGTGGCTTGGCCATTACTAAGAGTTGCGAGGATATCGAAGGGGCACTTCAATATATTAATGATTTGCTGGACCCTGAGATAGAGGTATTGAGAACCTGGGGACAGGAAGGCGTGGATTACCAGGTGGATGACAAAGGCGTGTTCTCCAGAAATGAAGAGCAACGTGCGAATTCCAAAGATCCGGACTGGGTGCTTGCGAATACGGGAAGCCCATTGGTCTATTTCCCGCATCATGAAGGCATGACCGCTGATGGGAAGAATGCTCTTGATCCTAAGGAGCAGCCGGAGGAGTACCTTGCCACATTGAATGACATCGATAAAAAAGTGCTCAAGGCTTATGGATATACGAAGTTTACCGACTTCCTGGAGCCTGCGGAGGAAAATGAACCGTGGTTCCCGATCTATACCTATAATTTCGAACCGAATAAACCGGAGACCATTGCCAGACAGAAGATGGACGATGTTAAACGCAAATGGCTGCCAAAGGTGATTATGACTTCACCAGCCGAATTTGATAAGGCTTGGGAAGAGTATCAAGCCACGCTCAAGGAGAGTGCAGATATTAAAGCGTATGAAGATGCGCTGACGGAAGAAGTTCGCAGACGTATGGAACTGTGGGGATAA
- a CDS encoding response regulator transcription factor, translated as MINVLIVDDEPFIRQGLQLLIDWQSYGFQICGQASNGKQALEAIRAVQPDLVISDIKMPEMDGMQLAQTLYEQYNGDIKLILLSGFYEFGYAKQAIKYQVNDYILKPIVKTELVQVLEEFREAFHARTEEKRYQQKKDQMIMAQHMQSILLGVAEEEAVTSLQPHYQDAGTMRCILIEVEGVPEQGMDWCARVEAWVDEPLPGQVLKPFTGDKNAVLLIVTDLMVKRKAATLEHYLTQLHTELSRDQGAVVACYVGKEVQGLEALHESYQSCGIMKSLRFFTTCGPIYYFELMDTNLFVNRPGQFEKQLFDGLVKSIEEQQTDELYSHAKAIFQYFLDERIEPGIVRIHLHYLAYNLLDLVNNDTVTPDSGLMESAFLKVNYAMLSMEENIEHLCEFSLMCAEELKEQQKSKGMGILAKIEAFIHEHYRENISLKLLGEQFYMNSAYLGQIFKKHYSISFSDYLNQLRIEEAARLLRRTDQRVYEIATMVGYRDSDYFISRFEKLMGETPAQYRKSAHAAYSIDSTSCTP; from the coding sequence ATGATCAACGTGCTGATTGTGGACGATGAGCCATTTATTCGCCAAGGACTTCAATTGTTAATTGATTGGCAGTCTTACGGTTTCCAAATTTGTGGTCAGGCTTCCAATGGCAAGCAGGCATTGGAAGCCATACGCGCTGTGCAGCCGGATCTGGTCATTTCCGACATCAAGATGCCGGAAATGGACGGCATGCAGCTTGCTCAAACCTTGTATGAGCAATATAACGGTGATATCAAGCTGATTCTGCTTAGTGGATTCTATGAGTTTGGATATGCCAAGCAGGCAATTAAATATCAGGTGAATGACTACATTCTCAAGCCTATCGTGAAGACAGAACTGGTACAGGTGCTTGAGGAGTTTAGGGAGGCATTTCACGCACGGACAGAAGAGAAGCGTTATCAGCAAAAAAAGGATCAAATGATTATGGCCCAGCATATGCAGTCAATCTTGCTTGGGGTGGCTGAGGAGGAGGCTGTTACGAGTCTGCAGCCCCACTATCAAGATGCTGGCACAATGCGTTGCATTCTGATTGAGGTGGAAGGCGTTCCAGAACAGGGAATGGATTGGTGCGCTCGGGTTGAGGCATGGGTGGATGAGCCCTTACCGGGGCAAGTTTTGAAGCCGTTTACAGGTGATAAAAATGCGGTTCTGCTCATTGTTACGGATCTGATGGTGAAACGTAAGGCAGCGACCTTGGAGCACTATTTGACCCAACTACATACCGAGTTGAGCCGCGATCAAGGGGCGGTGGTTGCTTGTTATGTCGGGAAGGAAGTACAGGGGTTGGAGGCGCTGCATGAGTCTTATCAATCCTGCGGCATAATGAAAAGCTTACGTTTCTTCACCACGTGTGGGCCCATTTATTATTTCGAGCTTATGGATACGAACTTATTTGTTAATCGGCCTGGTCAATTCGAAAAACAATTGTTTGATGGGCTCGTCAAGTCTATCGAGGAACAGCAGACGGATGAGCTATACAGCCATGCAAAGGCCATTTTTCAATATTTTCTGGATGAGCGAATAGAGCCTGGTATTGTCCGAATCCACCTGCACTATTTGGCATACAATTTGCTGGATCTCGTGAATAACGATACGGTCACTCCAGATTCCGGGCTGATGGAATCGGCTTTTCTGAAGGTGAACTACGCGATGTTATCCATGGAGGAAAACATTGAACATTTATGTGAGTTCTCGCTTATGTGCGCAGAGGAGCTGAAGGAGCAGCAAAAGTCGAAAGGGATGGGCATATTAGCCAAAATCGAGGCCTTCATTCACGAGCATTACAGAGAGAATATCAGCCTGAAGCTACTGGGAGAGCAGTTCTACATGAACAGCGCATATCTGGGACAGATTTTCAAAAAGCATTACTCGATCAGCTTCAGTGATTATTTGAATCAATTGCGAATAGAGGAAGCCGCTCGGCTGTTGCGCAGAACGGATCAAAGAGTATATGAGATTGCAACAATGGTGGGATATCGGGACTCCGATTATTTTATTAGCCGGTTCGAGAAACTCATGGGGGAGACGCCTGCACAATATCGTAAAAGTGCCCATGCTGCGTACTCTATTGATTCAACATCCTGCACTCCTTGA
- a CDS encoding phosphotransferase, translating into MSIQPTALRSVLNPRYLESALSNQYDIGTWEECLFWLRGLNDTYRVRTSSGMYILRIYRTEITEGDVQYELSLLSQLKNVLGSAEHTDIGEYIQKRDDTGYTVLEAAEGKRVAVMFRYIEGTENNLEDEESCFAFGQSAAELHKAMDQVNVGLPRYELDLKFLIDGPLERIIRYIGENHEAAAFLHTFATALKERIAATSSQDLDFGLCHGDMHGNNNAFQQEHSFIHYDFEWAAKSWRAYDLAQVKIRKRQSGDSGQKQRLWDALMKGYRSVRKFTDADEQAVDLFIIARRFWVMGLDVAFIESDMGALDYGEDWLNDFLEEFRDTGIVS; encoded by the coding sequence ATGTCCATTCAACCGACTGCTTTACGTTCAGTGCTTAACCCCAGGTATCTGGAGTCTGCATTGAGCAATCAGTATGACATTGGAACATGGGAAGAATGTTTGTTTTGGCTTAGAGGATTGAATGATACCTACCGGGTTCGCACGTCCAGTGGCATGTATATTCTCCGGATCTACCGCACTGAAATCACGGAGGGAGATGTTCAGTATGAGCTTTCGTTATTGTCTCAACTCAAGAACGTTCTAGGTTCTGCGGAACATACCGATATTGGAGAATATATTCAGAAGAGAGATGACACTGGATATACGGTGCTGGAGGCGGCAGAAGGCAAACGGGTTGCTGTAATGTTTCGTTATATTGAGGGCACGGAGAACAACTTGGAGGATGAGGAGTCTTGTTTCGCCTTTGGTCAATCTGCCGCTGAATTGCATAAGGCTATGGATCAGGTGAACGTGGGGCTGCCGCGATATGAGCTTGATTTGAAATTTCTCATCGACGGACCCTTAGAAAGAATCATCCGGTATATCGGTGAGAACCATGAAGCAGCAGCATTCCTCCATACGTTTGCAACAGCATTAAAAGAACGCATCGCTGCCACTTCCAGCCAAGACCTGGACTTTGGTCTGTGCCATGGCGATATGCATGGGAATAACAATGCATTTCAACAGGAGCATTCGTTTATCCATTATGACTTCGAATGGGCAGCCAAAAGCTGGCGTGCTTACGATCTGGCCCAAGTGAAAATTCGGAAACGGCAGTCGGGTGATTCAGGGCAGAAACAAAGACTATGGGATGCGTTGATGAAAGGATACCGGTCGGTCCGGAAGTTTACGGATGCAGATGAACAGGCGGTTGATCTCTTTATTATCGCTCGAAGGTTCTGGGTGATGGGTCTGGATGTTGCTTTTATCGAAAGTGATATGGGAGCTCTGGATTATGGCGAGGATTGGCTGAATGATTTTCTGGAAGAGTTCCGAGATACGGGGATTGTATCATAG
- a CDS encoding carbohydrate ABC transporter permease: MKRFRRRRSLGDSIFSITNGIFMLLVMVVTLYPFLNTIAVSFNNGLDTIRGGIYLWPREWTLQNYVSVFQNPNLTQAAFISVARTVVGTVVQLFCTAMLAYVLSRKEYMFNKLVTTLFVVTMYFSGGLIPGYMLIKQVGLLNSFWVYIIPGLIGVFNMIVIRTYIQGLSEGLIESAKMDGAGDFRIFMRIVLPLSKPVLATVALFIAVGQWNSWFDSMLYTAGNRNLTTLQYELMKLLSSATSQGGTVNVDSYKNVTNMVTPVSIRAAITVVTAMPIVLLYPFLQKYFVTGLTIGGVKE, from the coding sequence GTGAAGCGATTTCGTAGAAGACGAAGCTTGGGTGATTCAATTTTTTCCATCACAAATGGCATATTTATGTTGCTTGTCATGGTTGTTACGTTATATCCTTTTTTAAACACCATTGCCGTATCTTTCAATAACGGGCTGGATACGATCCGCGGAGGGATCTATCTCTGGCCAAGGGAATGGACACTGCAAAATTATGTCTCCGTATTCCAGAATCCGAATCTGACACAAGCTGCATTTATTTCGGTTGCCCGAACCGTGGTTGGAACGGTTGTGCAACTGTTCTGTACCGCGATGTTGGCCTATGTGCTGAGCCGCAAGGAGTATATGTTTAACAAATTGGTCACGACGCTATTCGTAGTAACGATGTATTTCAGCGGCGGTTTAATTCCAGGATACATGCTGATCAAACAAGTGGGGCTGCTGAACAGCTTCTGGGTATACATTATTCCCGGCTTGATCGGGGTGTTCAACATGATTGTCATTCGTACCTACATTCAGGGACTCTCGGAGGGATTGATAGAATCGGCGAAGATGGATGGAGCTGGAGATTTTCGGATTTTCATGCGCATCGTGCTTCCGCTGTCCAAGCCGGTGTTGGCTACAGTTGCTCTGTTCATTGCTGTAGGTCAGTGGAACTCCTGGTTTGACTCCATGTTGTACACGGCGGGTAATCGGAATTTGACCACTTTGCAGTATGAGCTTATGAAATTATTATCCTCTGCGACCTCACAGGGTGGAACCGTCAACGTGGATTCATACAAAAATGTGACCAACATGGTGACTCCTGTATCCATTCGTGCAGCAATCACGGTTGTGACGGCCATGCCGATCGTTTTACTGTATCCGTTCTTGCAAAAATACTTTGTCACTGGACTCACCATTGGAGGGGTAAAAGAATGA